A genomic stretch from Leptodactylus fuscus isolate aLepFus1 chromosome 10, aLepFus1.hap2, whole genome shotgun sequence includes:
- the LOC142219280 gene encoding histone H2B type 1-O-like, with the protein MPDPAKSAPAPKKGSKKAVTKAQKKDGKKRKRARKESYAIYVYKVLKQVHPDTGISSKAMVVMNSFVNDIFERIAGEASRLAHYNKRSTITSREIQTAVRLLLPGELAKHAVSEGTKAVTKYTSAK; encoded by the coding sequence atgcctgatcccgccaagtctgccccagcgcccaagaagggctccaagaaagccgtgaccaaggcccagaagaaggacggcaagaaGCGTAAGAGGGCCAGGAAGGAGAGCTATGCCATCTACGTGTACAAGGTGCTGAAGCAGGTCCACCCCGACACCGGTATCTCCTCCAAGGCCATGGTCGTCATGAATTCCTTCGTCAACGACATCTTCGAGCGCATCGCAGGAGAAGCCTCCCGCCTGGCTCACTACAACAAGcgctccaccatcacctcccgggagatccagaccgccgtgcgcctgctgctgcccggagagttggccaagcacgccgtgtccgagggcaccaaggccgtcaccaagtacaccagcgccaagtaa
- the LOC142219053 gene encoding histone H3 → MARTKQTARKSTGGKAPRKQLATKAARKSAPATGGVKKPHRYRPGTVALREIRRYQKSTELLIRKLPFQRLVREIAQDFKTDLRFQSSAVMALQEASEAYLVGLFEDTNLCAIHAKRVTIMPKDIQLARRIRGERA, encoded by the coding sequence ATGGCAAGAACCAAGCAGACCGCCCGCAAATCCACCGGAGGGAAAGCTCCCCGCAAGCAGCTGGCCACTAAGGCCGCCAGGAAGAGCGCTCCCGCCACCGGCGGAGTGAAGAAGCCTCACCGCTACCGCCCTGGTACAGTCGCTCTGCGTGAAATCCGCCGCTACCAGAAGTCCACCGAGCTGCTGATCCGTAAGCTTCCCTTCCAGCGCCTGGTTCGAGAGATCGCCCAGGACTTCAAGACGGATCTCCGCTTCCAGAGCTCCGCCGTCATGGCCCTGCAGGAAGCTAGCGAAGCTTACTTGGTCGGGCTCTTTGAGGACACCAACCTGTGCGCCATCCACGCCAAGAGGGTCACCATCATGCCCAAAGACATCCAGCTGGCCCGCAGGATTCGTGGGGAGAGGGCTTAA
- the LOC142219279 gene encoding histone H2A type 2-B: MSGRGKQGGKARAKAKTRSSRAGLQFPVGRVHRLLRKGNYAERVGAGAPVYLAAVLEYLTAEILELAGNAARDNKKTRIIPRHLQLAVRNDEELNKLLGGVTIAQGGVLPNIQAVLLPKKTESSKPSKSK, from the coding sequence ATGTCTGGACGCGGCAAGCAAGGAGGCAAAGCTCGTGCTAAGGCCAAGACCCGCTCATCCCGGGCGGGACTTCAGTTCCCCGTCGGTCGTGTGCACAGGCTTCTCCGCAAGGGCAACTACGCCGAGAGGGTTGGTGCTGGTGCTCCCGTCTACCTGGCGGCCGTACTGGAGTATCTGACCGCTGAGATCCTGGAGTTGGCTGGTAATGCTGCACGGGACAACAAGAAGACCCGCATCATCCCCCGTCACCTGCAGCTGGCCGTGCGCAATGACGAGGAGCTGAACAAACTGCTGGGTGGCGTGACCATCGCCCAGGGAGGCGTCCTGCCCAACATCCAGGCCGTGCTGCTGCCCAAGAAGACCGAGAGCAGCAAGCCCAGCAAGAGCAAGTGA
- the LOC142219297 gene encoding histone H4, protein MSGRGKGGKGLGKGGAKRHRKVLRDNIQGITKPAIRRLARRGGVKRISGLIYEETRGVLKVFLENVIRDAVTYTEHAKRKTVTAMDVVYALKRQGRTLYGFGG, encoded by the coding sequence atgtccggtcgcggtaaaggagggaaaggtctcggcaagggcggtgccaagcggcacaggaaggtgctccgggataacatccagggcatcaccaagcctgccatccgccgtctagctcgcagaggaggcgtcaagcgcatctccggtctcatctatgaggagactcgcggtgtcctgaaagtcttcctggagaacgtcatccgtgacgccgtcacctacaccgagcacgccaagaggaagaccgtcaccgccatggacgtggtgtacgcgctcaagcgccagggccgcactctctacggcttcggaggttaa
- the LOC142183604 gene encoding histone H2B type 1-O-like — translation MPDPAKSAPAPKKGSKKAVTKAQKKDGKKRKRARRESYAIYVYKVLKQVHPDTGISSKAMSIMNSFVNDVFERIAGEASRLAHYNKRSTITSREIQTSVRLLLPGELAKHAVSEGTKAVTKYTSAK, via the coding sequence ATGCCTGATCCCGCCAAGTCTGCCCCAGCGCCCAAGAAGGGCTCCAAGAAAGCCGTGACCAAGgcccagaagaaggacggcaagaagcgtaagagggccaggagggagagctaTGCCATCTACGTGTACAAGGTGCTGAAGCAGGTCCACCCCGACACCGGCATTTCTTCCAAGGCCATGAGCATCATGAATTCCTTCGTCAACGACGTCTTTGAGCGCATCGCAGGAGAAGCCTCCCGCCTGGCTCACTATAACAAGcgctccaccatcacctcccgggagatccagacctccgtgcgcctgctgctgcccggagagttggccaagcacgccgtgtccgagggcaccaaggccgtcaccaagtacaccagcgccaagtaa
- the LOC142182981 gene encoding histone H1.03-like, with amino-acid sequence MAETAPAAAAAPPPAEPAAKSKKQPKKAAAGGAKKSKKSSGPTVSELIVKAVSASKERSGVSVAALKKVLAAGGYDTDKNRSRVKLGLKALVTKGTLIQVKGSGASGSFKLNKKQAESKDKAAKKKPAAAKPKKAAAKKPAAKSPKKAPTAAKSPKKAKKPAAAAKKAAKSPKKPKAAPKAKKVTKSPAKKAAKPKAAKSPAKKAAKPKAAKSPAKKAAKAKKPAAKK; translated from the coding sequence ATGGCAGAAACCGCgcccgccgctgccgctgctccccctcccgcCGAACCGGCCGCCAAATCCAAGAAGCAGCCGAAGAAAGCAGCCGCAGGGGGCGCCAAGAAGAGCAAGAAATCCTCCGGTCCCACCGTGTCCGAGCTGATCGTCAAAGCCGTGTCCGCCTCCAAGGAGCGCAGTGGGGTGTCTGTGGCCGCCCTGAAGAAGGTGCTGGCTGCTGGCGGCTACGATACAGACAAGAACCGCAGCCGTGTCAAGCTGGGCCTTAAGGCTCTGGTGACCAAGGGAACCCTGATCCAGGTGAAAGGCAGCGGCGCCTCCGGCTCCTTCAAGCTGAACAAGAAGCAGGCGGAGAGTAAGGACAAGGCGGCCAAGAAGAAGCCTGCAGCGGCCAAGCCCAAGAAAGCTGCCGCCAAGAAGCCCGCGGCTAAGTCTCCTAAGAAGGCGCCGACCGCGGCCAAGAGCCCGAAGAAAGCCAAGAAGCCTGCCGCGGCCGCCAAGAAGGCGGCCAAGAGCCCCAAGAAGCCGAAGGCGGCTCCTAAAGCCAAGAAGGTGACGAAGAGCCCGGCTAAGAAGGCGGCTAAGCCCAAAGCTGCCAAGAGCCCAGCTAAGAAGGCTGCCAAGCCCAAAGCTGCCAAGAGTCCGGCTAAGAAGGCTGCTAAAGCCAAGAAGCCCGCGGCTAAGAAATAA
- the LOC142219281 gene encoding histone H4, whose product MSGRGKGGKGLGKGGAKRHRKVLRDNIQGITKPAIRRLARRGGVKRISGLIYEETRGVLKVFLENVIRDAVTYTEHAKRKTVTAMDVVYALKRQGRTLYGFGG is encoded by the coding sequence atgtctggtcgcggtaaaggagggaaaggtctcggcaagggcggtgccaagcggcacaggaaggtgctccgggataacatccagggcatcaCCAAGCCTGCCATCCGCCGTCTGGCTCGCAGAGGAGGCGTCAAGCGCATCTCCGGTCTCATCTATGAGGAAACTCGCGGTGTCCTAAAAGTCTTCCTGGAGAACGTCATCCGTGACGCCGTCACCTACACCGAGCACGCCAAGAGGAAGACCGTCACcgccatggacgtggtgtacgcgctcaagcgtcagggccgcactctctacggcttcggaggctaa